In Mycobacterium gallinarum, a single window of DNA contains:
- the mbp1 gene encoding microaggregate-binding protein 1, protein MSDKNSGPEEAIKGVVEGVKGKVKEVAGAVAGRDDLYREGQAQQDKAEAQRNAAQKEAEAESARAAAKTAEKKQEAEQN, encoded by the coding sequence ATGTCGGACAAGAACAGCGGACCCGAAGAAGCCATCAAGGGCGTCGTCGAGGGCGTGAAGGGCAAGGTCAAGGAGGTCGCAGGCGCGGTCGCCGGACGTGACGACCTGTACCGCGAAGGCCAGGCTCAGCAGGACAAGGCCGAGGCCCAGCGCAACGCCGCACAAAAGGAAGCCGAAGCCGAGAGTGCACGGGCGGCAGCCAAGACCGCCGAGAAGAAGCAAGAAGCCGAGCAGAACTAG